Part of the Hippopotamus amphibius kiboko isolate mHipAmp2 chromosome 7, mHipAmp2.hap2, whole genome shotgun sequence genome, AAAAACCTCCGCTATTGCTGAAGAATCTCTCAATCTCCTCTCAATCTCAATGTCTTTGGATTTCCCCTCCCTATACAACAATTAGACTTATTAGTAGGAAAGTTTATCATTACTGCTATGCAAAGCAGATATTTATCCACCCGCCAAATTAGGTTTCAAGGCAGACTCCCTACTACCAAAGATTTAGTTTCTATAGGAATCAAGGAAAGCAGCTTACAGGCATGCTCACTGCACcttcaaaaattttcttaaagaccCAAATTTTCAACAGTAGAGTCCAAATAAGGTTgtaatttatattcttaaaacaaCTGCAAGCAACAACAAGGCTTTAAGTTTTTATACTGATATTGGATATCAGtatacaaacataaaaatttGGATAAATTAATCATATATTTCAGTTTAAACAAGAACAGTTTCCAGGCATTTAGAGTCCTATATAGAAATCAAAATGGAGCTGGGAACAAATATCCAAGGCTGTTACGTAATGAAATGTCACTGATTCTGAGGGACACTCTGTGTACAAGCAGGAAGTACAAAGGAAAACTAGGGGCCAGAGAAGAAACAAGCCAAGTAGATGATGACGACAACCAGGTGTTAAAAGCTCCCATATCTGAAATAACCTGACAGGTATCTTCTACTTCTGAGAACATTAACAGAGGAGGTAAGGCAATCTGTGCCCAGTATAACATCCAAATGGAATAGTTTTCAAAAAAACCTTAGAGGTCTCTCTGGAACCATAACTTCTCACAATTCCATGTATTTGGCTTCCACATTTCTCTGCTAGAATACCTTACTTCTCTCTGACCAATTCCCACTCACCTTTCAGCACTGAGTTGATGGCTCACCTACTACAGTAGAAATATTCTGCTTTTGTTGAATCCAATCACAGGACAAGTTATTTAGAATATGGACACCCACTCATTAACCTTACTGAGTCATCTTTGTAATGAAGCATGACAtccgaattttttttttttttacagtattaaCATCACTTATGCACTGCCCTACAAATAGTCCTGCTTGACCATTTTTTTCCACCCACTCTTCCCCGCAACGTGGTTAAGAACTCCATATGAGATTCCTGTGGTTCCCTGCAGCAAAGGAAGCAATGCAGTATCACAGAGAATCACAactaatttttttggaaaattatcaAATACCTTCTAATTTATGGCATTCAGAACTTTTATTCTTAAAGTTTTAAGGAGCagtcaaaaaaatttttccagGAACATgccactgaaattttttttagcaatataAAAGATCGTGACAACTTTATAAACTACCAAGAAAAACACAGTGCACAACAAAACAATTTCTCATGTTCTTGAAAATACTTTTTCACTTTACAAGAAATACAATATGTGCTTGTTTGGATTTTACTCTCCATTTTGATATGCTTTAGAAAAACCACAAAATGTATcctacactaaaaacaaaaatctttagtACGAGTTTGGATCATAGCCTCTGAAATTTCAAAAGTTGCCACAATATTTTTCCAGTCCTGTAAACTCAAAGATATAACTCCTTGTTTCCTGCCATGGGAACTGGGATCATTTCCCTCACCCACTTGGTTAATATTAATTGGCTCCAATATTGGCAGCCTGTCTTGGTCAAGCCTTATTCTTGCAAAACCATCCCTTATaatgaaagaaacataaaatatattctccACAGTACGAGAGAAGGAGTTCGGGTCAATCACAAACTCAAAGTAGGACACAGGAGTATCAGGATACTTTCGAAAGTACGTTTGCAACAATCCCAAGATTCTTTCAACTTCTTTTTCGGTCGCTTCTTGATTACTACTCAGGTCCAGCTTCCTCAGCTTTGTAGGCATATCcccattttcttccattttgtgaaCTTTCTTCCGGTGCTCAAGTCGGGGCTTTCTCGCGGAAGCCTCTGATGTGAATGAACCAAAAATAAAGTGGAACGTATCAGCTCGAAGCATCCACGACGTTGCTTCCTTTTGTACTGCCCCCCAGAAGGAAAGAGCTGTGTTATCATCACAGTCACTCAAGGCATCACGATCATCATCCTCCATCCAGTTTAGACCCACAAATACAAGCAGAAAGTCACAAAATGCCACTTGATTAAAAAAGCTCATGTTAGAGTTTAgctgctttgctttttctttacccAAATCAGAAGCCAAAACAAGAAACTGAGCGTCGAGAGCCGCTTCTCTTGTCCGACTCACTGCATCAAACAGGACGTTGGCTTCCTCGAGAGCCTCGGTTAAGGAGTCGCTCGCCGTGTTCACTATGTCGTCACGGTTCTGCTGGACACTATAGATGAGCTGCCGGTACTGCCTGCGGATACTCCGGCATTTCTCCTCGTCCACAAGCTCCAGCAGGCTAGGGTCGATGTCGGCCTCCCCACAGCTGAGGTCGTCAGAGCAGGCATCTGCCCCCGCCTCCACTTCCACCTTCATGgactcctcctccttctcctcctcctcctcctcccccgcctgCTTCCCAGAGTACGCACTACCGGTGATGGTCACCACcggctcctctcccttctctacGTCTCCCCTCAGGAAACCTTTTTCATCGGCCATGCCTGCGACCGTTAGCGCTCAGGTAACAGCCTTCGCAGCGTTTCGGACAACGGCGAAAATTGAAGGGGTCAGCCAGCAGGGGAGAGGACGCCTGCCCATGCGCACTAGCGGCTGACGGGCGGCCCCGCCCCCGACTCGTCCCGCCCcccggcggccccgccccgcggagCCCAGACCCCACTGTTCGCCAACAAGCCCCCCGCCCGCACAGAACGCGGGCGAGACTGGGCCTCACCCCCACCGGGAAGTAACACCGGTCGGTTCAAGCGACAGCTGTTATTTCGGCGTTTACTGACAGTGTCATCTAGCTTCCAAAGAAACGCCTGGACACCTTATGACAAAATTATGGGGGGACAAAACGTGCCatgctttaaaacattttttgtcaCATATTGCAGCAGCGTTTTTTCGTCCTTACTATGATTAAAACACTTCTTGCGGGGGAGGGAATAAAACTGGCTACATTACAAACTGCTCACAAAGCCAAGGATCGTGGCCTGCAGTATCTCCTATACAGATAGGCTGAACTCTGACGGTTCATTTACAAGGTGGTTGCTTGGAACTATCTTCGTTTCACAAAGATGTAAGTAAGATGTGTTACTTACTTTCGCCAGCCCTCAAAAGCCAAACGCTCTCTAACCTACCCCAACTGGGGGGCGGGGTTACCGGGTAAGTCAGGGTCTTGGCTTGAGCATCCGAGAAGGTGCGCTGCCCTACCCCACtcccaacacccccccacccccgcccccccgggtTACCTAAGTGATCTCTGGTCCTCCACCACCAAAGAATGCAAGAATAAAGTGGACAGGGTCTCCGCCAAAGAGCTGTTTGGAAGCTTGCCAAAAGTAAAGGTCACAGACTCTAAGTGGATAGTAAGTCTGAACCCTAAAAGGTGAGAAACCTGTTAAGATTTTAAACACAATCTGTTATAAGGATATGAACTGAAGGCTTAAGTCGGGTGACTAATGTATGTTGGAAAATACACCCACCAGTTCACTGGGAAATCATGTACAGTTGGAGAAAGGGCTCAGCTCACCAGTCACaagatgggagggagagagggaaggggagggagaaagaacacCACATTGCATCTGAAGCTCCGATTTCAAGACACCAGGAAGTACGTGTGgccctaccttccttccttcctccctatgCAACTACACtggttcatttttctttgacattAGCATAAAGTTTCTTACAAATACATGAACAGCAAAGCCTTGTACTGAGTTACTCCAAAAGTCATATTACTATTCGTTCAacgttattttttttaagtagggataaaattcagaaagaaacatgaatttttcaaaaacagCACGCATTATTGTTATTTATGCATATAGACTGCCCTATTAGACTGTTAGCTAACCCTAAAGCAAGAACTTGGTTTCAGATCTTCCAAGCAAAGCTGTTTTCACATGAATGCATCTGAGTATGCACATTTCAGTGTGTAAGCAAAGATGAAAAACTTTGTTCCAGCACCTACCTATTGCCAACTTAtttggcaacaacaacaaaagattaatTTCACAGGTTAGTGGAAGAAATAGATCTTAcacattgaaaataaaagttgACTGCTTATCTCTTctctgaaatgaagaaaaagtagAGGGAAACAAAGCTGGGGTCGAGGATCATCGAAGGGCCATATTCTACCCCCAAGTCTGGCCAATTACAAACTAATACTTAGCGGTTTTACATCTTTGATGAAAACAGTTCCAAGTTCCAAATCCAAAAGTTTGCTTTTATAGTTTACCATATAGTTTACAAAGAATGGGAGCTTCTGATATCCATTTCAAATTCaataaaagcaatttataaaaGAACTCCAAAAGATAAGCCAATCTTCCCACCCTAAGGTGCCCATTTTCTCCTGGCTCAGAGGATGGAAAACAGGCTGACACCAACTTGCTCCACACAGAGCCTTTcatcaaagaatttttaaatgccttaggaaaaataaaattctcccaACCTACTTATAAAGTATTACTAATACCATTTACAGGGATTTCTCAGGAGATAACAGCCCACACAACTTGCTTGGAGCAACAGCACACATCAAAACAAGTATCATATTATTAAGTTGTGATTTCCAGTGCTGAATTTTACTCTCTGCTAGATCCCTGCTCCTAAGAACCTTGGTAACATATAACTTAGGTCATCAGAGAGTCACACTTGCATTATgttctgccttttaaaatctgCCTTTAGAGCACAAGGTTTACATGCAGCTACAAAGTAAAAATCTCAAATCTAATGATGTCCCCTGATCATCTGAATGGGATTTCTACACTTGTGAATCCTTAAGTTACTAAACAGTGATTTTCCAACTTAAGGTCCAATTACTGGTAATAATTATACAAACGCAGCTTAAAAAGAATGCAGAGCAATACATAATTTCAGTTATACTGGTAAGCTTCTCTATGATTTTAACAGAAGGCAAAAGTGCGAGAGTACttcaaagaaatcactgaagtcTACCTTTTTCATGCGTTAAGACTAGTTCAGGTCCCATGACACAACTTGGCCTCTAAGATAATTtagcttccctcttccctctttttctttcaggaGTTGCAGCTAAAGGCTCCATACTgcctccatttcctttcttcttttcttcagtttttgtcTCCAATGTTATTGTTCAGTCCCTTTGTTAGTTGAGATTCATTCATTCCAAGCATTCTTAAGCTCCTTCCCATAACCCCTAGTGTTCAACACAAACATGATGGGATGCATGAATGTTATAGGTTACGGGTCTCTCTATGGTCAAATTTTGAAAGTCACATAGGACCCACTATCTTTTCCACTGGGGTTTTTATTGCCCGATTAATCTATTACAAACAGATACTTAAGAGACTTCTGAGCCAAAGCCAGGAACCAGTCTGGTTTGAGTCCCACACTGTAAGAGATACTTATCCTGATATTAGCTACCTACCTCCTAACACTTTCCTGTTCCTTCTTTCACAGCAGTTTTTCTCCCCTCATCCAGTCAGGGTATCGATTTAACACTGAGCTGTGAAGAGATGTGGTGAAGGCCTCGCTTGACTTGCTGGAGTAGCGGGATGTTaggtatatgttctttttcatctgAATTTCTTTTAAGGTTATATTTCTGTGTGTATACTTTTGCTTTGTTTGGCTTTTCAGTATTAAAGGTAAACTTTCCAATGATCAAGGCAGATatctgtgttttttaaatgagttccTGAAAAAGACCATGGACAATGGAAGGAGGCAAACCTGGGTTCCAATCATGACCTATTATCTATTAGAGTTACCTTAGACAGGTTGTTTAGCCTGTAGGCCTCCAGTCTCATTTGTAAGATGAGAATACTACTACTTACATCATAAAGTTACTGtaagtattgaatgaatgagaattACCTGATAGAGCTGATAATATCTTCAACCACTGAGCAGGTACTTAAATCTTCAGTTATCccccaaatagcaaaagcttAATAATCATTAGacactaaatagaaaaaaaaaatgtatacaaaccAGTAGCTTCACTCCTGGATGTTGTTTtaggaacagaaaaatattttaaaggctaAATCCATAAAGAGGAATACAGAAATATACCT contains:
- the EID3 gene encoding EP300-interacting inhibitor of differentiation 3 — encoded protein: MADEKGFLRGDVEKGEEPVVTITGSAYSGKQAGEEEEEEKEEESMKVEVEAGADACSDDLSCGEADIDPSLLELVDEEKCRSIRRQYRQLIYSVQQNRDDIVNTASDSLTEALEEANVLFDAVSRTREAALDAQFLVLASDLGKEKAKQLNSNMSFFNQVAFCDFLLVFVGLNWMEDDDRDALSDCDDNTALSFWGAVQKEATSWMLRADTFHFIFGSFTSEASARKPRLEHRKKVHKMEENGDMPTKLRKLDLSSNQEATEKEVERILGLLQTYFRKYPDTPVSYFEFVIDPNSFSRTVENIFYVSFIIRDGFARIRLDQDRLPILEPININQVGEGNDPSSHGRKQGVISLSLQDWKNIVATFEISEAMIQTRTKDFCF